The following coding sequences lie in one Natrarchaeobius halalkaliphilus genomic window:
- a CDS encoding adenylyltransferase/cytidyltransferase family protein, whose amino-acid sequence MTRTVIAQGTFDILHPGHVHYLEEAAAMGDELYVIVARSTNVDHKKAPICPATQRRDVVAALESVDEAVLGHETDIFVPIEEIGPDVIALGHDQHHDESRIDTELERRGIDCEIVRAGAREPASGDELFSTRLIVDRILERRGE is encoded by the coding sequence ATGACGCGCACAGTTATCGCACAGGGTACGTTCGATATCCTCCACCCCGGCCACGTCCACTACCTCGAGGAGGCCGCTGCGATGGGTGACGAGCTGTACGTTATCGTCGCTCGCTCGACGAACGTCGATCACAAGAAAGCGCCGATCTGCCCGGCCACGCAGCGCCGGGACGTGGTCGCCGCACTCGAATCAGTCGACGAAGCCGTTCTGGGCCACGAAACGGATATCTTCGTTCCGATCGAAGAAATCGGTCCCGACGTCATCGCCCTCGGTCACGATCAACACCACGACGAGTCGCGGATCGACACCGAACTCGAGCGGCGCGGAATCGACTGTGAAATCGTCCGTGCCGGTGCTCGCGAACCGGCGAGCGGCGACGAGCTGTTCTCGACCCGACTGATCGTCGACCGGATTCTCGAGCGACGCGGCGAGTGA
- a CDS encoding Mov34/MPN/PAD-1 family protein: MGLLDALFRSNEILGIAEETLEFAIESSEASHPAEYMGFLRGTEAHRLELDRDGLVITDILVVPGTESNSVSATVRTSQIPNDVKALGSVHSHPNGVIRPSDADLETFGRGSVHIIIGAPYGRTDWKAFDSQGRPTNLNVIDVALPESEDFFDFTQADIDEELRG, encoded by the coding sequence ATGGGGCTGCTCGACGCGCTGTTTCGCTCGAACGAGATCCTCGGTATCGCCGAGGAAACTCTCGAGTTCGCCATCGAGTCCTCGGAGGCGAGCCATCCGGCGGAGTACATGGGCTTCCTTCGAGGAACCGAGGCGCACCGGCTCGAACTGGATCGAGACGGACTCGTTATTACCGATATTCTGGTAGTGCCGGGAACCGAGTCCAACAGCGTCAGCGCAACCGTCAGAACGAGCCAGATTCCGAACGACGTGAAGGCGCTCGGAAGCGTTCACTCGCACCCGAACGGCGTTATTCGTCCGAGCGATGCGGACCTGGAGACGTTCGGTCGCGGGAGCGTCCACATTATCATCGGCGCGCCGTACGGACGCACCGACTGGAAGGCGTTCGATTCACAGGGACGACCGACGAACCTGAACGTGATCGACGTCGCCCTTCCCGAGAGCGAGGACTTCTTCGATTTCACGCAGGCGGACATCGACGAGGAACTACGAGGATGA
- a CDS encoding tRNA-dihydrouridine synthase, which yields MSSVTFSPPLALSSLSGESDADWARAGASFVGAAFLGGIALDEDSRAGARALRDRDRNEFLPSDPIAFVDRELARLDDAPLQTGFNVRTATIDPIRDVATVCRDRGAFLEINAHCRQDELCAVGCGESLLRDGDRLCTYVETAAETGVTVGVKVRADVSGVDLPTLARELERAGAGFVHVDAMDSEAVISEIVDATELFVIANNGVRDDETVREYVEYGADAVSVGRPSTDPIVLERVRTAVDRRFEHANR from the coding sequence ATGTCCTCCGTCACGTTCTCACCGCCGCTTGCGCTCTCGAGTCTGAGCGGCGAGTCCGACGCGGACTGGGCCCGAGCCGGAGCCAGCTTCGTCGGGGCCGCGTTCCTCGGCGGTATCGCTCTCGACGAGGACTCGAGGGCCGGGGCACGGGCACTCCGCGACCGGGACCGGAACGAGTTCCTCCCGTCGGATCCGATCGCCTTCGTCGACCGCGAACTCGCTCGACTCGACGACGCCCCACTCCAGACCGGGTTCAACGTCAGGACCGCGACGATCGATCCGATCCGCGACGTCGCGACAGTCTGTCGGGATCGAGGTGCGTTTCTCGAGATAAACGCCCACTGCCGTCAGGACGAACTGTGTGCGGTCGGCTGTGGCGAGTCGCTCCTTCGGGACGGCGACCGACTTTGCACGTACGTCGAGACCGCCGCGGAAACCGGCGTCACGGTCGGAGTAAAAGTCCGGGCGGACGTGTCCGGAGTCGATCTTCCAACGCTCGCTCGAGAACTCGAGCGCGCCGGCGCTGGATTCGTCCACGTCGACGCGATGGATTCGGAGGCCGTGATCTCCGAGATCGTCGACGCGACCGAGCTATTCGTGATCGCTAACAACGGGGTTCGAGACGACGAAACCGTTCGGGAGTACGTCGAGTACGGAGCCGACGCGGTCAGCGTTGGCCGGCCGAGTACCGATCCGATCGTCCTCGAACGCGTTCGAACGGCCGTCGATCGACGATTCGAACACGCGAATCGCTAG
- the cofD gene encoding 2-phospho-L-lactate transferase, whose protein sequence is MVTFLSGGTGTPKLLDGAGAVFSPEETTIVANTGDDIELGGLFVSPDVDTLLFQGGGVLDRETWWGIDGDTHRTNAALSDIASAAGLADGPQYLPEDKQTAGRDLSSWRRFSGSAEFMTIGDRDRAVHITRTSLLDQGHTLSEATERLASAFGLEIELLPMSDDAIASLIHTDEGMMHFQEYWVARRGEPAVETVEFRGSSTAEPAPGVLEALEDTVVIGPSNPVTSIGPMLALPGFADALARTTVVAVSPFLGEEAFSGPAGELMQAVNADPSTEGLADAYPFADAFVIDETDGAEFDRPTIQTDIRIDAPGDAVRVVQAIEQAVEIVR, encoded by the coding sequence ATGGTAACCTTCCTCTCCGGGGGCACCGGCACGCCGAAGCTGTTAGACGGCGCTGGAGCCGTGTTTTCACCGGAGGAGACCACGATCGTCGCCAACACCGGCGACGACATCGAACTCGGCGGACTGTTCGTCTCGCCGGACGTCGATACGCTGTTGTTTCAGGGGGGTGGCGTCCTCGACAGGGAAACGTGGTGGGGAATCGATGGCGATACCCATCGGACCAACGCGGCGCTGTCTGATATCGCCTCGGCCGCGGGACTTGCCGACGGTCCGCAGTACCTTCCCGAGGACAAACAGACGGCCGGACGCGATCTCTCGAGCTGGCGACGGTTTTCGGGCTCCGCGGAGTTCATGACGATCGGTGACCGCGATCGAGCCGTCCACATCACGAGAACCAGCCTGCTCGATCAGGGACACACGCTAAGCGAGGCAACCGAGCGCCTGGCGAGCGCGTTCGGCCTCGAGATCGAGCTTCTCCCGATGAGCGACGACGCGATCGCCAGTCTCATCCACACCGACGAGGGAATGATGCACTTCCAGGAGTACTGGGTCGCTCGCCGGGGAGAGCCCGCGGTCGAAACCGTCGAGTTCCGCGGCTCGTCGACGGCCGAGCCGGCACCCGGCGTCCTCGAGGCGCTCGAGGACACGGTCGTTATCGGCCCCTCGAACCCGGTGACGAGCATCGGTCCGATGCTCGCGTTACCCGGGTTTGCGGACGCGCTCGCACGGACGACGGTGGTTGCGGTCTCTCCGTTTCTGGGTGAGGAGGCCTTCTCTGGGCCCGCCGGCGAGTTGATGCAAGCGGTCAACGCCGATCCGAGCACCGAAGGGCTCGCTGACGCGTACCCGTTCGCAGACGCCTTCGTCATCGACGAGACGGACGGTGCCGAGTTCGACCGACCGACGATTCAGACCGATATCCGAATCGACGCGCCCGGCGATGCAGTACGGGTCGTACAGGCGATCGAGCAGGCGGTCGAGATCGTGAGATAG
- the ilvD gene encoding dihydroxy-acid dehydratase has product MSSDEFDYGKDERLPSRDVTQGAEKAPHRAMFRAMGFDDDDLSSPMIGVPNPAADITPCNVHLDDVADAAIDGTDAAGGMPIEFGTITISDAISMGTEGMKASLISRELIADSVELVSFGERMDGLVTVAGCDKNLPGMMMAAIRTDLPSVFLYGGSIMPGEHEGRDVTIVNVFEGVGSYSTGEMDADELDELERHSCPGAGSCGGMFTANTMASISEALGLAPLGSASPPAEDDERYAVARRAGELAVEVVEENRRPSDILSRESFENAIAIQTAIGGSTNGVLHLLALAREAGIDLEIADFDEISRRTPKIADLAPGGSRVMNDLHEIGGVPVVIRRLLEADLIHGDAMTVTGRTIAEELAVLEDDGLPGDDEIDADFLYSVDDPKEEEGAIKILSGNLAPDGAVLKVTGDDEFYHQGPARIFEDEEDAMAYVQEGHLESGDVIVIRNEGPKGGPGMREMLGVTAAVVGAGHEDDVALITDGRFSGGTRGPMIGHVAPEAFVGGPIGLIADGDEITVDIPERTLAVDIDDAELEARREGWDQPDPVYDGGVLAKFGRDFSSASDGAVTNPGVKRDE; this is encoded by the coding sequence ATGAGCAGCGACGAGTTCGATTACGGCAAGGACGAACGACTACCGAGTCGGGACGTGACACAGGGCGCAGAGAAGGCACCGCATCGGGCAATGTTCCGTGCGATGGGATTCGACGACGACGATCTCTCCTCACCGATGATCGGCGTTCCGAACCCGGCTGCGGATATCACCCCGTGCAACGTTCATCTGGACGACGTCGCGGACGCAGCGATCGACGGCACCGACGCGGCCGGTGGCATGCCGATCGAGTTCGGGACGATCACCATCTCCGATGCGATTTCGATGGGAACCGAAGGAATGAAAGCGTCGCTCATCTCCCGTGAACTCATCGCTGACAGCGTCGAACTCGTCAGCTTCGGGGAGCGGATGGACGGGCTCGTTACCGTTGCCGGCTGTGACAAGAACCTCCCGGGAATGATGATGGCCGCGATCCGAACCGATCTTCCGTCGGTCTTTCTCTATGGCGGGTCGATCATGCCCGGTGAGCACGAGGGTCGCGACGTGACGATCGTCAACGTCTTCGAGGGCGTCGGTTCATACAGCACCGGCGAGATGGACGCCGACGAACTGGACGAGTTAGAGCGCCACTCGTGTCCCGGTGCGGGCTCGTGCGGCGGCATGTTCACCGCGAACACCATGGCTTCGATTTCCGAAGCATTGGGACTCGCCCCGCTCGGAAGCGCCTCTCCGCCGGCAGAGGACGACGAACGCTATGCGGTCGCGAGACGAGCCGGCGAACTCGCAGTCGAGGTCGTCGAGGAGAACCGCCGCCCCTCGGATATCCTCTCGCGGGAGTCGTTCGAAAACGCGATCGCGATCCAGACCGCCATCGGCGGCTCGACCAACGGGGTCCTCCACTTGCTCGCACTCGCTCGAGAAGCCGGCATCGACCTCGAGATTGCGGACTTCGACGAAATCTCGCGTCGAACACCCAAGATCGCGGATCTCGCCCCCGGCGGCTCGCGGGTGATGAACGATCTTCACGAAATCGGTGGCGTTCCGGTCGTCATCCGACGCCTGCTCGAGGCCGATCTGATTCACGGCGATGCGATGACGGTCACCGGCCGAACGATCGCAGAGGAGTTGGCAGTTCTCGAAGACGACGGGCTGCCGGGCGACGACGAGATCGACGCCGACTTCCTTTACTCCGTCGACGATCCCAAAGAGGAAGAGGGCGCAATCAAGATTCTTTCGGGCAATCTCGCGCCGGACGGTGCGGTTCTCAAGGTCACCGGAGACGACGAGTTCTACCACCAGGGTCCGGCCCGAATCTTCGAAGACGAAGAGGACGCGATGGCCTACGTCCAGGAGGGACACCTCGAAAGCGGGGACGTGATCGTCATCCGCAACGAGGGCCCGAAGGGCGGGCCCGGAATGCGCGAAATGCTCGGCGTCACCGCAGCGGTCGTCGGCGCGGGTCACGAGGACGACGTCGCGCTCATCACGGACGGTCGGTTCTCCGGTGGCACCCGCGGCCCGATGATCGGTCACGTCGCCCCCGAGGCGTTCGTCGGCGGTCCGATCGGCCTCATAGCGGACGGCGACGAGATCACCGTCGACATTCCGGAGCGAACGCTCGCAGTCGATATCGACGACGCAGAACTCGAGGCTCGTCGCGAGGGGTGGGATCAGCCCGACCCGGTCTACGACGGCGGCGTTCTGGCCAAATTCGGCCGCGACTTCTCGTCGGCGTCCGACGGCGCAGTGACGAATCCCGGCGTCAAACGCGACGAGTAA
- a CDS encoding DHH family phosphoesterase, producing MTQESAGEPGDGDGDSVVYDLDADCTADDVERNRPYLAEINGIVDYGVFVDLSESVSGLVHESVLEGTFRVGDELVVELESVRDNGDMAFEPVDTEGYELEDVSHDYSLTGTNRLEANVGEQVHLEGEVVQVKQTGGPTIFHVSDEYGVVPCAAFEEAGVRAYPKIEVGDVVRITGTPEHRDESVQIEVDGISILEGEDADDARERIEASLDSRAEPHDVDPLIDWPAFEKLRPSLREVAKLLRRTVLEGRPIRVRHHADGDGMCAAVPVQIALERFISEVHEDENAPRHLIKRLPAKAPFYEMEDATRDLNFALEDREKHGQQLPLLLMLDNGSTAEDVPAYETLAHYDIPIAVVDHHHPDPEAVEDLLDAHVNPYLHDEDYRITTGMCCVELARMIYPDLTDELRHVPAVAGIADRSKADAMGDYLALAEEVGYDEDRLRDLSEALDYAAFWLRYNSGDQLIQDLIQIDGNDDERHRELVSFFADRARAEVDEQLDAAMAHLEHEDLDNGAHLYRIDVENYAHRFTYPAPGKTTGEIHDRKIEETGDPVITVGYGPDFAVLRSDGVRLDIPQMVSELEAEVPGGGVSGGGHLVVGSIKFVKGKREEVIDALVEKMEDAEIDEALSSAAPIDD from the coding sequence ATGACACAGGAGTCTGCCGGGGAACCCGGCGACGGCGACGGGGATTCCGTCGTTTACGATCTCGATGCTGATTGTACCGCAGACGACGTCGAACGCAACCGGCCTTATCTCGCGGAAATCAACGGTATCGTCGACTACGGCGTCTTCGTCGATCTCTCCGAATCGGTCTCCGGCCTCGTCCACGAATCCGTCCTCGAAGGCACGTTCCGCGTCGGTGACGAACTCGTCGTCGAACTCGAGAGCGTCCGTGATAACGGCGATATGGCGTTCGAACCCGTCGACACCGAGGGGTACGAACTCGAGGACGTCTCGCACGATTACTCGTTGACAGGAACGAACCGCCTCGAGGCCAACGTCGGGGAACAGGTTCACCTCGAAGGCGAAGTCGTACAGGTCAAACAGACCGGCGGACCGACGATTTTCCACGTCTCGGACGAATACGGCGTCGTCCCCTGTGCCGCGTTCGAAGAGGCGGGCGTCCGCGCCTACCCGAAAATCGAGGTCGGGGACGTCGTCCGAATCACCGGAACGCCCGAACACCGCGACGAGTCGGTCCAGATCGAGGTCGACGGTATCTCGATCCTCGAGGGCGAGGACGCAGACGACGCACGCGAGCGCATCGAAGCCTCGCTCGACTCCCGCGCCGAACCGCACGACGTCGATCCGTTGATCGACTGGCCCGCCTTCGAAAAGCTCCGTCCCTCCCTTCGAGAGGTCGCGAAGTTGCTTCGACGAACCGTTCTCGAGGGCCGTCCGATCCGGGTTCGACATCACGCCGACGGCGACGGAATGTGTGCCGCCGTTCCGGTCCAGATCGCCCTCGAACGGTTCATCTCGGAGGTCCACGAGGACGAAAACGCGCCGCGGCACCTGATCAAACGGCTGCCCGCGAAGGCACCGTTCTACGAGATGGAAGACGCGACGCGCGACCTCAACTTCGCGCTCGAGGACCGCGAGAAACACGGCCAGCAGCTGCCGCTGCTCTTGATGCTTGACAACGGTTCGACGGCCGAGGACGTTCCGGCGTACGAGACGCTCGCACACTACGACATCCCGATCGCAGTCGTCGACCACCACCATCCCGACCCCGAGGCCGTCGAGGACTTGCTCGACGCGCACGTCAATCCGTACCTCCACGACGAGGACTACCGGATCACGACGGGTATGTGCTGTGTCGAACTCGCGCGGATGATCTACCCCGACCTGACGGACGAACTCCGACACGTCCCAGCCGTCGCCGGTATCGCGGACCGATCGAAAGCCGATGCGATGGGGGACTACCTCGCGCTCGCGGAGGAGGTCGGCTACGACGAAGATCGACTTCGAGACCTGAGCGAGGCGCTCGATTACGCCGCCTTCTGGCTGCGATACAACTCCGGCGATCAGCTCATCCAGGACCTCATCCAGATCGACGGCAACGACGACGAACGCCACCGCGAACTCGTGTCGTTCTTTGCCGACCGCGCTCGAGCGGAGGTCGACGAACAGCTCGACGCCGCGATGGCCCACCTGGAACACGAGGATCTGGACAACGGTGCCCACCTCTACCGGATCGACGTCGAGAACTACGCACACCGGTTTACCTATCCCGCACCCGGAAAGACGACGGGCGAGATCCACGACCGAAAGATCGAAGAGACCGGGGACCCGGTGATTACGGTCGGCTACGGTCCGGATTTCGCCGTTCTTCGCAGTGACGGCGTCCGCCTCGACATTCCACAGATGGTCTCGGAACTCGAAGCGGAAGTTCCCGGCGGCGGCGTCTCCGGCGGCGGACACCTCGTCGTCGGCTCGATCAAGTTCGTCAAGGGCAAACGCGAGGAAGTGATCGACGCGCTCGTCGAGAAGATGGAAGACGCGGAGATCGACGAGGCGCTCTCGAGCGCAGCGCCGATCGACGACTGA
- a CDS encoding YncE family protein: MEFDPTRRRFLAGSATAGIIAVAGCSEEEEPIEDPDPSDDDGTDGESEDDGTDEEPEDDDEEEEEDEETTLQYEIWALDQGMDNVHLYQPGDGDDEFDHTNTIDLNELEGVPDEGVVPHMIDYSSDYEYAAIACTAGARTLVFRTEDHELVGNIETGPSSHMAAFSPDDEYIHVDVIGDRKIVRVDADLEAEEFSIEDDIDLNENEAILDAGIDSGSPICHQYAHDGRSLHTVGPSYHDGALIIVDHDDFSVDQAYSGDELPTNCGTMPHPSEEKFYLTAGLPSDPEEDEEGVGDFYVYDTEADEIAVDGESTEGIDAHGFWFTPDGEELWVLNRETNDGIVLDPETDEVIEEIDAYGENQSEDSSERDSPDIMWSSPDGQYMFVTLRGPAPQSGDPHAATGVIPGFSVLDTETREIVDVVEPDPIENYDQDDIDAEEVPDFHGIGVRPIDDFETGIPTSPPF; this comes from the coding sequence ATGGAGTTCGACCCAACTCGCAGACGATTTCTCGCGGGCAGCGCGACAGCCGGCATCATCGCAGTCGCCGGCTGCTCGGAAGAAGAAGAACCGATCGAAGATCCGGATCCGTCCGACGACGACGGAACGGACGGAGAATCGGAAGACGACGGAACGGACGAGGAGCCGGAGGACGACGACGAAGAAGAGGAGGAAGACGAAGAGACGACCCTTCAGTACGAAATCTGGGCGCTCGATCAGGGGATGGACAACGTTCACCTCTATCAGCCCGGCGACGGCGACGACGAGTTCGACCACACGAACACGATCGACCTGAACGAACTCGAGGGCGTCCCGGACGAGGGCGTCGTCCCGCACATGATCGACTACAGCTCGGATTACGAGTACGCCGCCATCGCCTGTACGGCGGGCGCGCGGACGCTCGTCTTCCGGACCGAAGATCACGAACTCGTCGGCAACATCGAAACCGGACCGAGTTCGCACATGGCGGCGTTCTCGCCCGACGACGAGTACATCCACGTCGACGTCATCGGTGACCGAAAGATCGTCCGCGTCGATGCCGACCTCGAGGCCGAGGAGTTCAGCATCGAAGACGACATCGACCTCAACGAAAACGAGGCGATCCTCGACGCCGGAATCGACTCGGGTTCACCGATCTGTCACCAGTACGCCCACGACGGCCGCTCGCTGCACACCGTCGGTCCGAGCTACCACGACGGCGCGCTCATCATCGTCGACCACGACGACTTCTCGGTGGATCAAGCCTACTCCGGCGACGAGTTGCCCACCAACTGTGGCACGATGCCACACCCGAGCGAAGAGAAGTTCTACCTCACCGCGGGCCTCCCGTCCGACCCCGAGGAGGACGAAGAGGGCGTCGGAGACTTTTACGTCTACGACACCGAGGCGGACGAGATCGCCGTCGACGGCGAGTCGACCGAGGGTATCGACGCACACGGCTTCTGGTTCACCCCCGACGGCGAGGAGCTGTGGGTGCTCAACCGTGAGACGAACGACGGTATCGTTCTCGACCCCGAAACCGACGAGGTCATCGAAGAGATCGACGCCTACGGAGAAAACCAGTCCGAGGACTCGAGCGAGCGCGATTCGCCCGACATCATGTGGTCGTCGCCCGACGGACAGTACATGTTCGTTACGCTCCGTGGTCCTGCGCCACAGTCCGGCGATCCACACGCCGCGACCGGCGTGATCCCCGGTTTCTCCGTCCTCGACACCGAAACGCGAGAGATCGTCGACGTCGTCGAACCCGATCCGATCGAGAACTACGACCAAGACGATATCGACGCCGAAGAAGTACCTGATTTCCACGGCATCGGTGTCCGACCGATCGACGACTTCGAGACCGGTATTCCGACCTCGCCGCCGTTCTAG